In Gimesia panareensis, the genomic window TTCTCCCTCTTCATCATCTTCTCCGAGACCAGCAGCGGTTCCGGCTTATCCTTCTCAAAGCTCTTCCACTCAAACTCCCACCGAGCATCAGGCACGCATTCAAAAGCTGCTAAAATCGAACGGGCAGTGTTCTCACAACGAGAAAATGCTTCCTACTTCAGAATCGGTTGAGACTAAACTGACCGCCCAGGTCAAAGACTCCCACTGGTTACTTGCGAATTGGACGATTACTCAATCCAGCCTGGATCGCGCGAAAGCAGCTCTGGGTGCTTACTGGTACCAGGCAGTACCCGTGATTCGTGTCTATGACATTACCACAAATGAAAACAGCCGCACCAGTAAAGCGTATGTTAAAGATGTCGAAGTAAAAATTGATTCGGGGCTGTGGTACGTGCAGATCGATCAGCCTGCCCGTTCTTACAAATTACAACTTGGTTTTGTCACTCCACAAAACAAGTTTTTCGGTCTGGTTTACTCGCACAAACTGACTCCCCCCATGCCGGAAGTGTGTGATAAGAGTGGTAAGATCAAACGGCGGCTGGATAACAACTATTCGGCAACCCGTTCCCGTCGGTATACCTCTCGTACGGAAAACGGCAATGGTGCTCTGACTCGACTTTCACTGCCTTTGACCCTGGATCCCAGCGGCGAAACGAATGGTTCTCGCACTAAACAGGCGAAAAAGAAGGAATTCCATGTTGAAACGGAACTGCTCATTCATGGTACTTCCGATCCTCAGGCAGAAGTCACCCTGCTCGGCGAAAAAATTCCCGTCAGTAAGGAAGGGCGATTTGCCCTGCGGTTAAGCCTGCCCAATGGTCGCCAGGTGATTCCCGCTGTGAACACCTCTTCCAATAAACGACGTCAGCAGACGATTGTCCTGGCAATTGAACGGAATACCAAAGACCTGGAACCCGTTCAACTCGACGAATAACTGAACTAGGCGCTCGCATCGCCAGATGACTGACAGAGGGCGCTTCTCTGTCAGTCGGCGTTGCCGTAATAGACCTCGGTGGCCAACCCGGTCTTTTCGCGCACTTTGCGGGCGATTTCGTCGACCTGTGCTGACTTGAGTGAAGCAACATAGTCTTCCGCCGTCCTGCGGGCGATCGTATAAACCTGTACCAGCTTGATCTGTCCCCCCGCAGTCACAATTTCTTTCAGACGCGCGCAATAAGCGTCGATTTCTGCAGCATCAGGTGGCTGCTGATCCACAAGCATGAACAGGCTCTGAATGACAATCGGACGCTGTCTGGCAGCCTCCGTGATGTTCTCCAGGATCTGTGAGAAGCGAATTTTGGTGCGGTCGATCAGTTTAAAATAGTCTTCCGTTCCCGCATCCAGCTTGGCCCAGACCTCTCCCTGATTCTCATCGAAAATCTTCAACGCAGCCTGCGTCCCCGGACGGTGAAACATGCTCGCATTGCTGATCAGCACCAGTTTGACATCATCCGCACCATGCTTACGTTTGAGCTCTGCCACTGCAGCCACGATCTGGTCGAAATTCTTATAGGTCGTGGGCTCACCATCGCCTGAAAACGCGATGTCATTCAACCGCCTTAATTCCTCAGGCACGGATTTGAACTTTTCATCCGCGTAGATTTCACCACTGAGAACAAACTTGAGCATGTGGTCCAGTTCCAGCAGCAACTGCTCTGTCCCCACAAAACGGGTTTCGGACTCTTCGCGGCGATCTACCTGACAATAAATACAGTCAAAATTGCAGATCTTGTCCGGATTCAGATTCACGCCGATGGAAATGCCCTTACTCCGCCGGGATAAGACCGGGTAGACGAACTTATTTTCGTGATAAGTCCGCTGATGCTGGGAGTGCAGGGGAAGTGAAGAGGTCATGTTTCAGGTTCCGAATGATTAAGTGGTTCTATCATTTTTATATGACGCGTCCTCCTGAAAGACAAGAGGCGGCTGCAAAGTTATCACCTTGTGACCAGTAAGTATCATGCAGGACAGTCAATAAAAAACGCGGCGGGAACAGAGATCCGTTCCCGCCGCGTTGGTTTGTTACTCAGTGATGAGCTACCCTGGATTAGACCTCTTTGGAGTCAATCCAGCTCATCATCCGCCGCAGTTCTTTACCTACAGCTTCGATCGGATGCTGCCGGTTCAGGCGACGAATCGCTTTGAAGGAAGCCTGGTTGGCTTTGTTTTCCAGCAACCAGTTCTTTGCGAATTCACCGGTCTGGATCTCTTCCAGAATCTTCTTCATTTCCTTGCGGGTTTCGTCCGTGATGATCCGGGGACCGCTGGAGTAGTCACCATATTCAGCAGTGTTGGAAACACTGTACCGCATGTAGTTCAGACCACCCTGGTAGAACAGGTCGACGATCAGCTTCAGTTCGTGCATACATTCGAAGTAGGCCATTTCGGGCTGATAACCGGCTTCCACCAGGGTATCAAAACCGGCTTTGACCAGTTCGCTGACGCCACCACAGAGCACAACCTGCTCACCGAACAGGTCGGTTTCGGTTTCTTCAGCAAATGAGGTTTCAATCACACCACCACGGGTACCGCCGATCCCCTTGGCGTAGGCCAGGGCCAGTTGACGGGTGCTTTCAGAAGCCCCTTCAACCAGGGCGATCAGCGAGGGAACACCGCCCCCTTTGACATATTCGCTGCGTACCAGGTGGCCGGGACCTTTGGGGGCGACCAGGGCTGCATCAACGCCGGCGGGCGGAACAACCTGGTTGAAGTGAATGTTGAAACCGTGCGAGCAGAGCAGCAGGTTGCCCTTGCTCAGGTTCGGCAGAATTTCGCTTTTGTAGAGATCGCCCTGTACTTCGTCGGGGAGCAGGATGTTGACCAGGTCACCCTGTTTGGTGGCTTCTGCAATCGAGACCGGCTCGAATCCATGGCTCACAGCCAGATCGTAGTTTTCACTCCCTTTACGCTGTCCAATAATGACGTTACAGCCACTGTCGCGAAGGTTTTGTGCTTGAGCATGCCCCTGGCTTCCGTAGCCGAGGATGGCAATGGTTTTGTCTTTCAACAGCGACAAATCTGCATCGTCATCGTAATAAATAGTTACTGCCATAATCCTGATCTCTTGTATTGATGTAAGTCGGACAGAAGCAGAACCGGATCCGCTTCTAAAAGGGAACTTGAACAGACAAACGTTGTTTTGAATGGGATTCAGAAGACAACGGGCTGCTCAGAGAGAACAAAACAACCGTGATTCACTTTTCTGTTTGTTCGCGTTGGATTCTTAAACGGTTTCCACAGTTTCGGAAGAGACGTCTGCTTTAACTGTTTCAGAGCGTAACAGGGCAATGCGACCTGTACGTACGATCTCGAGAATCCCAAACGGTCTCATCACGTCAATAAATGCATTGATCTTAGATTCCTGACCGGAGATCTCGATCATTACGTTTTCAGCGCTGACGTCAACGATTTTCGCACGGAAAATGTCGACTAATTCGCGAATTTCTGACCGGGTTTTTCCGGGAGTGGCCACTTTCATCAGCATCAGGTCGCGTTCGACATAATCCTGACGGGAAAAGTCAACGACTTTCACCACAGTCACCAGCTTTTCCAGCTGTTTTCTGACCTGATCCAGCTTGTTGTAATCACCGACGACAAAGGTAATTCGGGAAAATTCGGGTTCTTCGGTTTCACCGACAGCCAGGCTCTCGATATTAAAGGAGCGCGAGGCCAGCATGCCTGAAATCTGGGCCAGGACACCCGGTTGATTCATGACCAGAGCAGAAAGAATGTGTTTCATCCCAAAACCTTAATCCGTGTACAATCAGAAACTCAAATTACGTGAAAAGTGATTGAAGCATACAGTCTAGTCGCGGCAGTGAGTCCCGGCAAGTCCTGCACTCGAGAACTCTCAGACTCAGCTTATGATCAGGACGATTAGACCGATTATGCTCCCGTCAGACTGCTGGACCAGACAGTTTTCAGGCAGATTGGGTTCATTCAGGGCAAAAACTCCTCAGAGTCGCGTAATTTGACCATTAGCGGCCATTAGTGGATCGGGAAGTTTTGACAGCCGGCGCGGACTCTGTTTTAATAAATCACCGACCCTCAGCCAAATACCGATCCTTCACGAAAAGAACGAGAGCACGGATGACTCAAAACTGGCGATTTGCCCCCCACGATGAATCACAGATACGCCGCCTCAGTTCGGAAATGCGGATCTCCCCACTCCTGGCCCAGGTACTGATCGCCCGTGGCCTCCGGGATGCTTCCGTAGCCCGGGGTTTTATCAACGCCCGCATGAACGAGCTGCTCGACCCCTGTTCCATGCCCGGCATTGAACAGGCCGCCGATCGAGTCATCGCCGCCCTGCAGGCCAAACGGCGGATCACCATCTATGGCGATTACGACGTCGACGGTATGACCGCGACCAGTATTCTGCTGCAGTGCATTACCCTGGCCAACGGTCAATGTGATTATTTCATCCCCAATCGCCTGGATGATGGTTACGGCCTGAATTGCGATGCCATCCGCGAACTGCACGAGGAAGATCCCCAGCGACTGCTGATCACGGTCGACTGTGGTATCACCAGTGTCAAAGAGGCCGCTCTCGCCAAAGAACTGGGGCTGGAACTGATTATTACCGATCACCACCAGATGAGCGAAGAACTGCCTGACGCCGATTGTCTGGTCCATCCTCGTCTTCCGGGCAGCGAATACGAATTCCCCCACCTGTGTGGTGCCGGTGTTGCTCTAAAGCTGGCCTGGGCCATCTGTCAGAAACTGGGAGACGGGCAGAAAGCTTCTCCGCAGATGCGTGAGTACCTCAAATGCGCCGTAGGGCTGGCGGCGATCGGGACGATTGCGGATGTGATGCCCCTGACCGGCGAAAACCGGATTATTGTCCGTTACGGGCTGGGCGCACTCGCAGAACTGGCACCGCTGGGACTGCAGGAACTGATGAAGGTCGCCGAAATCAAAACCGGTCAGCCCCTCGATACCGAAGACATCGGATTTGCAATCGCCCCGCGCCTGAATGCAGCCGGGCGCTTAGGGCAGGCCAGACTGGCTGTGGAACTGCTGACAACCAACAATCGGGAACGGGCGGTCCAGCTGGCGCTCTACCTGGATGAACTCAACAAAAACCGGAGAACCGTCGAACGCCGGATTTTGAAGCAGGCCAAGGAGATGGTCGAAGAGCATGCCGACTGGCAGGAGCACCAGACCCTGGTGCTGGCCCATCCGGACTGGCATCCCGGAGTGATCGGCATTGTCGCCAACCGGGTGGCCGAACATTTTGAGAAACCCACCGTTTTGATCGCCCTCGAAGCGACCTCCAAAACCGGTCAGGGTTCCGCCCGATCCTTCGCTGGTTTTGATCTGCATGCCGGTTTCTCAGCCTGTGCCGATCACCTGATTCGCTTCGGGGGACATCAGGCAGCCGCCGGCCTGCGAATTGAAGAAGACAAAATCGAAGATTTCCGCCAGGCTTTTGCAGAATACGCGGCCAATGCACCTCCGCCCTCCGACGATGATCTGCTGGTGCGGATTGACGCCGAAGTCTGTCTGAATGAAATCACCAAGCAGGCGGTTCTGGAGCTGGATTGCCTGGGGCCGTTCGGACAGGAGAATCCGCGTCCGCAATTTGTAGCCACTCGCGTAGAACTGGCTGAGCCTCCCAAAACGATGGGAGAAGGGGGCCGGCATCTCTCACTGGTCTTCCAGCAGCACAAGACCCGCATTCGCGCGATTGCCTTCGGCAAAGGCGAGTGGGCGAGCCAGATGGAAGAGGCGGGGGGACCGTTCTCTATCAGCTTCGCCCCCGGCATCAATCGGTTCCGGGGCTTTGAAAGTGTGCAACTGCACCTCAAAGACTGGATTTCCGAACAAGCTGACGCGCCTGTCACTTCCTGACTCAGGTCCTTATTCTCAGTTTTCGCTGATCAACTCGATGCCTGAAATTAACGGTGCCGTGTTGGAACCGACAGCGGAGTTGAATTCCAGCACCAGCTGGTCCGTCACCTGGATGCCAGGAAATTCCTTGATCAGACTCTGCATAGGCTGACCGGTCTCCGCCAGGATATCGAAGTCCTGCAATACACGTTCTCCCTGCAGGAGGACATCAAACTTCCGGTCGCCCGGTTTCAGTTTCCGATTCGGTTCAGTGAAGGTCAATCGGACCGTATAACGTCGGGCATTCTGATTCACTTTCGCTGTAACAGTCTCAGCGTGGTTCTCCGTTTGTGTCTCTTTCTTCTTGAGAATCAATCGAGCCGATCCAGAACTGGCTCCTCGATAAGAACGGGCCGTACGTGTGCCGGTGCCCGTAATTAGAAAAGTGAGTTGATTCCCCGGTTTCCAGCCGGGTTGCTGGCGAATCTCATCCAGGATTGGCTTCAGATCGGGAGTCCGTTGTGCCTCGCCTGCCGCATCCACTTTCGTCCAGGCCGGGGGAGCCCATTCCACGGTCGCGTGTGTTCGCTTGCGAGAAGAGAGATTCTGCTTTGTTTCTGCCAGCGGTTTGGAATCGGCTGCCAGTTCGCCCTGGATCTTCAGTCGGCAGTCCTTCTTGCCGGTTTCATCCACGGTGAATTGAATGAAGGCTGCTTCCAGTTCGTCTGCGCGAGACAGCGGAATGTCGGTAAAACGAATGGCTACAACCTGGGGATCGTTCCCATCCAGGCCCAGTTCCAGATCGCTGCTGTTCATACTCACTTTCCCCTGGGGGGCTTCTTCGGCATAGTCATCAACACTGGCCACGGGGATGCCCCCCGTGCTGTCAGCAGACGTCTGCTGGTGGATCGCGATTGTGATTTTCTGCGGATCCTCAATACCGGATGCAGCGACCCAGCTTAAGCCAGGACTCGAATTGCTGTCTCTGATTTTGAGGGCATGCCGCCGAAAGGTACGATACTGTTTGTTGGCGATTTTGACTTCTAAATCCGGTGATTCCCCGCCCACGCTGGGATAATCCAGCCAGAGAGTACCTGAATCCGATTTGCGGTCGCCGGGGGCACCGAAGTTGATCCCCGCCTGTTTGACGATGCCGGTCGACTCTGCTGCATCACTCAGCTGGCTGTTAGTCCAGACTTCAATTTCCGGCATATGGATCAGTGCCAGTGAAGTCTGATTCTGGTAAGAGCAACTGCAGGTTCGCGTGTAATCCGGCGCATTGAGCACTCCGTTGGCCACGACCAGGTTCGACGTACAGCTCGATTTAAAACCACCAAAATTCCCGGTCCCACTCTTTGTTGCCAGATCGTAAAAGCCCGCAGCGCCGGAGCGGAACGTCAACAGGTTCTCGCTGGCGATGACGTAATTGCAGCCATAAGTCCGGGAAAACTTGAGCGGTTCTTTCTCGCGAGTGATCGGATTGGTAATCGTGTAGGGACTGCCATCCCTGATATGGAAGGCTCCGCCCGAAACCTGATAGGAATTTGCCGAGGTGATGATCAGATCATTGTGCAGCACTAAGGGACCCGTATATTTCTGATCCTTTTTCTGCCAGAGAACACTGCCATCCTCGGCACGATAAGCAATCATGCCCTGTCCGACTTCGTCGCTGAGCCGGTCGCTTGCCCGGGCACCAGCTTCCAGCAGCAGATCGTGTTTCTCGGAATATCCCAGCCAGGATCCGAAGATATGCTCGCGGGTCGACCAGAGTTCTTTTCCGGTCTGCAGATCGAGGCAGATGATCCGATACTTTGAAGGGTCTGCCATCCCTCGACGCGACAGTTTTTTCTCGGCACTGGCCGGGAGTTTGTCGAGGCAATACAGGCGATTGCGTCCCGCGACGATGCCGTTATGCAGAAACGAATGCACGGCATCGACCTGCCAGAGTTTGTCGCCTGAATGACGGTCGAAAGCAATCAGTCCTCCACTGGCAGAGAGGTCCGTCGCCGCCGGACCGTCTTTACCCGGTTTCTCCTGGACACGTTTGCCGTAATGAGCAAACCCGTTGCCGGCCAGCAGGATGTTCTGATCCACAGCGATGAACGCCCAGTCGTTTTTCGGATCGGGGAGCTTGATGATCTGCTTCGTCTTGCCATCAGCGGCATTCAGCACATGGCATTCCGAGCCAATGGCGAGATAGACCTCTTCTGCTGTCGCGATATAGTTTGTGCCGCGAGCATTCGCACCGGGGATATGTTTCTGGTTGTATTGCGTACTGAGTGGAGTGTCGGCATAGGTTGAGTTAAAATAGATCCCGAATGTGCCCAGATCTTCAAATTCGCGCCGCCAGAGGACTTCGCCCGTATAGACGTCGCGGGCACTGAGGCTGTTCATCCCCTCCAGAAAAGTGCGACCGCCGATCACCTGTTCGGGAGGACCATGCCCATGACGTGGCAGAACATCTTCGTGCGTATTTCCTCCAAACCAGAGCACACCTAGTGGCAGTTTGACCCGCTTGTCATTCGATTTGACGCTGTTCGCGATATCCCCATACTGATGGGTCCAGTCAGCAGAATCGGGCAGGGCCCCCACACGCCGAATCAGGATGCCTGCTGAGTTCGTAACGATTTCAGCTTTGGGTAACTCCGCTTCTCGGATCTTCTCCTGCAACGCTTTAACCTGTTCTGCTGCAACCGGAATCCAGACCACGCCGCCATAAGGGCGAACTGAGCGATAAATCTGCTGCAAAGTCTCTGCTGTTAGCGACTGTGTCTGCGCCGGACTGATCATTGTCACGCGGGCGATATGCTGCGGCGCCTGGAAACTTTGCGGAGTTGCCTGGTGCACCGAGAGGCGTGTTCCATATTCCCCCCGTTCGTCGTAACGTTTGCGCAACTTAGCGACTTGTGTTGTGTCAGGGTCCAGAACCACGAGTCGCAGACCGGACGTTTCGAGGAGCGCATCTATGACGGCAGGTTCGTCTCCCCCAACGCAGATCGCATACCCGGTTCTGGCCTCGGTCTGCTGCAGTAAACTTTTGACGGTTTTCAGTACAGCAGGATCAGCTGCCGGTGGTGTGGCTGTCGCCTGCTCTATTGGAGACGGCAATTGCCGTTCCCCGGGCACACCGAAAGCCATGATTTCACCTTCCAGAGTGACCGCGAAGAGCTTATTGTCAGCAGCCAGTAAGCGGGCGACCTGACCATTGATCGGCTGTTGCCAGGCAAGAGTGGGTTTTTCTTCTGCACTGGCAGGCAGATTTACGGCTGAAATACTGGCTTCACCAGCTGCATAAATACGATTTCCGGCGTGGATCAGATCCCCCTGTCCATCGACGGGAAGTGACCAGAGTACCTGATGCTGCTGATTGAAAGCTTCCAGAACCGGCTGCTTATTTTTCACGCCAGCTGAATAGAGTTGCCCGTCGTGCAAAACCGGTTCGTTGTGCACATACAGGGTGGGTAAGCCGGTCTCCAGGCTATAAGCGCGAACGCCCTTGTAGCGGGTATGCACGTAAAACTCTTTCTCACCAGAAATCACGAACGAGCCGCCGTTCCCTTTGCCTCCCAGATGAAAATACTTCATTTCGCCTGTCTTGCGATCCAGGGCGGCAGGGACGGAACGGCCGCCAGGCACCAGCAGCAGGTCTTCTGTTGCGACGAGCGTCCCCTGGGGAGCCACGCCGGCAAAGGATGGGGCACTGTGGGGCTGTTTAATATAGCTGGCACTCGTTGAATCATTTACCCAGACCACGTTCCCCGTTTCTGCATCCAGGGCATAGATGAAGGTTCCCATAAACGGCCAGATACTGGCAGCAAAGTAGATCTGATCTCCATACAAAACTGGTCCCCCCCGGGCAGGCCAGGCCGAGATGACACGCTGATTCCCGAGTGCTTTCTGCGCAGCGGGGGCGCCCCGGAATTTCCAGACCAGCGTTCCGTCACTGCTGTTGAGGCAGTAGAGATAACCATCATCACTGACGAGGTACACTCGATCTTCAGTCGCGACAGGAGAAAAGCGAACTGGGCCCTCAGTGAAGAACGTCCATAGTGTTTTGCCCGTCCGAGTGTCGAGCGCGACGAGTTTATCGGCATCGTTGAATCCCACGAACATCCGCCTGCCATAGACGACTGGCTCGAACACTTTGTCGTAAGTCATCAGGTCATTATTCAGGGTATCGTCCCAGACCTGTTTCCGGGGACCGAATTTGCGGGTCCAGAGGGGAGTCAACTGATCCGGTAGCGAATCGGGGGTCGATGCAGTATGCCCGGCATTGTAGCGCCACATCGGCCAGTTGCCTGCTTTTACGCATGTGGCACTGGTCAACAAAAACACCAGAAAGAACAGAATCCGAAAACAATGGATTTGGTGAGTCATAGAGTTCGTTTTCGTAGATTGATGGTGAAAGAACAGCAGGGCAGGGTGGTTAACGGGAAATGGACTTATTGCGGCTCTTCCGATTTTACATTGACATACAGGGTGGCACACCCCCAGAGAAACAGGAGAACGCCGGAAGCCTGAAAGAGCCAGCCCAGGCCCGGATCCAGAAAGCCAAACAGGAACAAGCCTGCTCCCCCGACAATCACCAGCAGGTCTTCCTTATGTTTTTTTATCTGCTGTCGCAGACCCGTTTTGAGCAACATGGAATCTTTCATCTGAAAAATCAGGAATATTTCAAATTTTCTGAGCAAAAACGAATCGCTCCAGCCTCTAATCTAATAAGGATTTATCAAAATTTCCTGATCGATTTGGGAATATTTCAAGATCGTCGTTCATATTTCGAATTCTGATCAGACCGGTTCCGGGTTCCGCACCGGGAACGCTCTTGTATTGCTGCAAGCTGATTGTACAATTGACTATATGTAGTGTGCCTGTTCCTGGCAATCATTTCTCTTCAGATTCAGTCAACCTGTTGTCCGTAATTCTAAAAGGACTGCACCCGTGTTAAGTGCCTATAATAAAAAGCACAACCGAGGTTTGAGGGCGGACAATTTCCTGCTGCTGGCAGGTCTGATTCTGATGTTTTCCTGCGCGACAGCCCTCCCGGCAGAAGAGGTCTCTACTGACTCCCGGTCTCCCCGCCTGGCGCACCAGATTGATCAATTGATTACACAGGCGCGACAGCAGCAACAGGTCCAGGCAGCACCACGCTCCACTGATGCGGAATTCATGCGGCGGGTCTATCTGGATCTGACCGGGAAAATTCCTCCCGTGGCGGAGGTGCGTCAGTTTCTGGCAGACTCGGTGCCCGACAAAAGAGAACGCCTGATTGACCGACTGCTGGCCAGTCCCGGTTTTGTAGTCCATTTTACCAGTCTCTGGCGGAATATCCTGATTCCGGAGGCAGGCACCGATCCACTGGCACGTCAGCAAGTGCCTGAATTTGAAGCCTGGCTGCGCTCTCAGCTGCAGCAGGATACATCCTATGACGCGCTGGTCCGTGCCATCGTCGGCGCTCCCTTTGATGAAACTACGCGTACGACAGGGCAGACAACCGCAGCTGAGCCTACTGCACGTGCCTTCTACCTGGTCAAGCAGCTCAAACCGGAGAGTCTGGCTGCCAGTACCTCTCGCGCATTCCTGGGGGTGCGGATCGAGTGTGCCCAGTGTCACGATCATCCCTTTGACACCTGGAAACAGGATCAGTTCTGGCAATTCGCAGCCTTTTTTGCCAACATTGACCAGCCTCAACCAAATTCATTTTTGACACCGGCCAATTTGCGGGAGGTCTCAGGTAAGCCCGAGATTAAGATTCCCGATACAAATCGGCTGGTCGAAGCGACCTATCTGAACGGGAAGCAACCCGACTGGAAAGAAACTCCGTCCCGCCCCCGCCAACGGCTGTCGGAATGGATTACCTCAGCACAAAACCCCTATTTCGCCAAGGCGACAGCCAATCGGGTCTGGAGTCTGTTTTTCGGACGGGGAATTGTGGATCCCGTAGACGATTTTTCCTCGACCAATCCCGCCTCCCATCCGGAACTCCTGGAAGTGATGGCACGTGCGTTTCAGAAACACGACTATGACCTGAAATACCTGATTCGTGAAATTACGAATTCGGAGACCTACCAGCTTACCAGTCGTCAGACCGATCCCAGCCAGTCTCGTGTGGAATGGTATGGTAAAATGCCGACACGGGGACTGACCGCAGAACAGATCTTCGCCAACCTGGTACAGGCGACCGGTTTCTTCCGTCAAACCGCAGAGACAGACCCGCAGCTGATTGCACCAGGTATGAATTCACCCCAAGCGGAAATTCAGGATCTGTTTCAAACCGATTCAGAGAATCAGCTGGATCCACGGGCCACGATCCTGCAGGCCCTGGCTCTGATGAACGGCACCTTCATTACCAACGCCACCAGCCTGGAACAGTCGGATGTGTTTACCGCGATTGTCGAATTCCCGGGACAGTCGAGCGAACAGAAAATCGAAGCCTTCTATCTGTCGACACTCTCCCGACCGCCGACCGAATCAGAGTTGAACAGACTGAAAACCTATATCAATTCGAGTGAAGAGAAAACAGAAGCGTACGCGAACCTGTTCTGGGCCCTGTTAAACAGTAGCGAGTTTTTACTGAATCATTAAATGATGACTGCAGACAACAAAACAATCTGTAACTGCCTGATCACAGCCGTGCTGGGACTGTTCCCGGTGAATGGCAGTGCTGCGGGCGAATTGCAGGGTGCGATTCCTCCGAAAGCGTCTGCGCAGCACATTCTGCTCCTGGCGCCGTCAGCTCCGGTCGTGATCGAATTGAAAATCCTGGTCGACGACGCCGATTTTTGTGCCACGACCACCGATTATATCGAACGTCTGTTTGTTTCGCTCGATCGGAACGAGGATCAGTTGATTGACCTGAAAGAGATGGAAAACGTCCCGGCGTTTGGCATTCGAAAATTTGATCAGGGGAGCCCGGCAGAACGGTTACAGATGCTGGATGTCGCTCCCCGCGATGAGAAATTAAGCCTGGCGGAGTTTGCAGCCTACATTCACCGGGCACAGGGGACTGCGTTTCGCATTGCTGGGGCCCCCACACGCTCATCCCAGGTGATCGAACTGTTTCGCAAGCTGGACCACAATGGGGATGGCTCGGTCAGCGACAGTGAATTTGAAGCAAGTTCCCGGGCGTTGGCTCAATACGATCGCGATGAAGACGAAGTCTTGAACCTGGCGGAACTGCGTCCTTTCAGTGCTGCTCAAAATGGAATCACGGTACAGGCGGCCCGCGGCGAAACCGAGACTCCTTTTCGTCGCCTGGACAATGACAGTTCCATCAGGCAGGCTGCTGAGGAATTACTGAAAAAGTATGTGGAGTATGCCAATCCCAAACAGGATGCCCTGGCACTGGCCTGCTTCAATACCACCGGTGAAATGACCGCAAGCATACGGGGATTTGATCGTGATGCAGATGGGTTCCTGAATCGCGAGGAGATGTTTGCCTGGCTGCAGCAACCGGTCTGCGATCTGCAGCTGGAAATATCGCTACCCCGCAAAAAAGCCTTCCGTCCCTCGCTGAAGTTTATCCAGAAGCAGACGCCGCGCGTGACCGATGTGGATCCCCAGTCCCGTTCGCGGTTACAGTTGAGAATCGACAGTCTGTTGCTTGAACTGCGTGTTAAGAGTACGCGACACATGCTGGCCGACAGTGTTCGCTTTTACCAGACCCGTTTTCGGGTCGCTGACGGCGATAAAAACGGCTATCTCACTCCCGCTGAGTTCATGCAGTTAAACGTTCCCGATGCCGACTATAAAAAGGTAGATCAGAATCAGGACGAAATGCTGCACGTCGAAGAGCTGACCGATTTTCTGCTTCAAAAGACCTCCAAG contains:
- a CDS encoding DUF4912 domain-containing protein — translated: MSPTILKSLESQTRRDLAATAKSHGIAGWHGMRKQELVKAIAKIKMAKSKPKRKTNSNGKKPTSPSSSSSPRPAAVPAYPSQSSSTQTPTEHQARIQKLLKSNGQCSHNEKMLPTSESVETKLTAQVKDSHWLLANWTITQSSLDRAKAALGAYWYQAVPVIRVYDITTNENSRTSKAYVKDVEVKIDSGLWYVQIDQPARSYKLQLGFVTPQNKFFGLVYSHKLTPPMPEVCDKSGKIKRRLDNNYSATRSRRYTSRTENGNGALTRLSLPLTLDPSGETNGSRTKQAKKKEFHVETELLIHGTSDPQAEVTLLGEKIPVSKEGRFALRLSLPNGRQVIPAVNTSSNKRRQQTIVLAIERNTKDLEPVQLDE
- the ilvC gene encoding ketol-acid reductoisomerase, which codes for MAVTIYYDDDADLSLLKDKTIAILGYGSQGHAQAQNLRDSGCNVIIGQRKGSENYDLAVSHGFEPVSIAEATKQGDLVNILLPDEVQGDLYKSEILPNLSKGNLLLCSHGFNIHFNQVVPPAGVDAALVAPKGPGHLVRSEYVKGGGVPSLIALVEGASESTRQLALAYAKGIGGTRGGVIETSFAEETETDLFGEQVVLCGGVSELVKAGFDTLVEAGYQPEMAYFECMHELKLIVDLFYQGGLNYMRYSVSNTAEYGDYSSGPRIITDETRKEMKKILEEIQTGEFAKNWLLENKANQASFKAIRRLNRQHPIEAVGKELRRMMSWIDSKEV
- the ilvN gene encoding acetolactate synthase small subunit, producing MKHILSALVMNQPGVLAQISGMLASRSFNIESLAVGETEEPEFSRITFVVGDYNKLDQVRKQLEKLVTVVKVVDFSRQDYVERDLMLMKVATPGKTRSEIRELVDIFRAKIVDVSAENVMIEISGQESKINAFIDVMRPFGILEIVRTGRIALLRSETVKADVSSETVETV
- a CDS encoding radical SAM protein, yielding MTSSLPLHSQHQRTYHENKFVYPVLSRRSKGISIGVNLNPDKICNFDCIYCQVDRREESETRFVGTEQLLLELDHMLKFVLSGEIYADEKFKSVPEELRRLNDIAFSGDGEPTTYKNFDQIVAAVAELKRKHGADDVKLVLISNASMFHRPGTQAALKIFDENQGEVWAKLDAGTEDYFKLIDRTKIRFSQILENITEAARQRPIVIQSLFMLVDQQPPDAAEIDAYCARLKEIVTAGGQIKLVQVYTIARRTAEDYVASLKSAQVDEIARKVREKTGLATEVYYGNAD
- the recJ gene encoding single-stranded-DNA-specific exonuclease RecJ, which codes for MTQNWRFAPHDESQIRRLSSEMRISPLLAQVLIARGLRDASVARGFINARMNELLDPCSMPGIEQAADRVIAALQAKRRITIYGDYDVDGMTATSILLQCITLANGQCDYFIPNRLDDGYGLNCDAIRELHEEDPQRLLITVDCGITSVKEAALAKELGLELIITDHHQMSEELPDADCLVHPRLPGSEYEFPHLCGAGVALKLAWAICQKLGDGQKASPQMREYLKCAVGLAAIGTIADVMPLTGENRIIVRYGLGALAELAPLGLQELMKVAEIKTGQPLDTEDIGFAIAPRLNAAGRLGQARLAVELLTTNNRERAVQLALYLDELNKNRRTVERRILKQAKEMVEEHADWQEHQTLVLAHPDWHPGVIGIVANRVAEHFEKPTVLIALEATSKTGQGSARSFAGFDLHAGFSACADHLIRFGGHQAAAGLRIEEDKIEDFRQAFAEYAANAPPPSDDDLLVRIDAEVCLNEITKQAVLELDCLGPFGQENPRPQFVATRVELAEPPKTMGEGGRHLSLVFQQHKTRIRAIAFGKGEWASQMEEAGGPFSISFAPGINRFRGFESVQLHLKDWISEQADAPVTS